From Deinococcus aquaticus, one genomic window encodes:
- a CDS encoding OsmC family protein: MKKTLNVTWLGEQRYLGVSESGHQLLIDNSPTKVGVSPMEALLGALATCTAYDVVEIMKKRRTPLATYRIEVEGERADTDPKRYTHITVRHIASGEGVTGEALGKAAHLSHEKYCSVAATLNSEIIVETRVE; this comes from the coding sequence ATGAAAAAGACCCTGAATGTCACGTGGCTCGGCGAGCAACGCTACCTGGGCGTCAGCGAGAGCGGGCACCAGCTACTGATCGACAACAGCCCCACCAAGGTGGGCGTGTCGCCCATGGAAGCCCTGCTGGGCGCGCTGGCCACCTGCACCGCCTACGACGTGGTCGAGATCATGAAAAAACGCCGCACGCCCCTGGCCACCTACCGCATCGAGGTCGAGGGCGAGCGGGCCGACACCGACCCGAAACGCTACACGCACATCACGGTGCGCCACATCGCCAGCGGGGAAGGCGTGACCGGCGAGGCGCTCGGGAAGGCCGCGCACCTCAGCCACGAGAAGTACTGCTCGGTCGCCGCGACCCTGAACAGCGAGATCATCGTCGAAACCCGCGTCGAGTAG